A stretch of Dermochelys coriacea isolate rDerCor1 chromosome 6, rDerCor1.pri.v4, whole genome shotgun sequence DNA encodes these proteins:
- the CDCA4 gene encoding cell division cycle-associated protein 4: MGEEEGLHQTQLLDTMFVRGLKRKCFDGEEDIEGTLAGFKAIPSYNLQRQSLLDMSLVKLQLCHMLVEPNLCRSVLIANTVRQIQEEMTQDGTWQMINTQSAGQTSLDRLVSTDILCRSSKEQAEGKLVPVYSTFTKDCEGTQSQDNSEIMSTVTSPQAPRNLQSNMWEMENPQENRGNFQKSLDQIFETLENKSPNTVEDLFSEVDNSYYDLDTVLTGMMSNTKMGHCDVLETFPSQTTANSNSNCKSDLNELDHIVEILVES; encoded by the coding sequence GACACAATGTTTGTGCGAGGATTGAAGAGAAAATGTTTTGATGGTGAAGAAGATATTGAAGGAACTCTGGCTGGTTTTAAGGCTATCCCTTCATATAATCTTCAACGACAGTCACTTTTAGATATGTCTTTGGTCAAACTTCAATTATGCCACATGCTTGTTGAGCCTAATCTTTGTCGTTCGGTACTTATAGCCAATACGGTGCGGCAAATCCAAGAGGAAATGACTCAGGATGGGACTTGGCAGATGATAAATACACAGAGTGCAGGTCAGACTTCTCTAGACCGTCTAGTTTCAACAGATATCCTTTGCCGTTCATCCAAGGAACAAGCTGAAGGAAAGCTTGTTCCAGTTTATAGTACCTTCACTAAAGACTGTGAGGGTACCCAGTCACAAGATAATTCAGAAATTATGTCAACAGTTACATCACCACAAGCTCCAAGAAACCTGCAAAGTAACATGTGggaaatggagaatccacaagAAAATAGAGGAAACTTTCAAAAATCATTAGATCAAATATTTGAGACGTTGGAGAATAAAAGTCCTAATACAGTTGAAGATCTGTTTTCAGAAGTTGACAATTCTTACTATGACCTTGATACAGTATTAACAGGAATGATGAGCAACACAAAAATGGGACACTGTGATGTGCTCGAAACATTTCCTTCTCAGACAACCGCAAATTCTAACTCTAACTGTAAATCTGATCTTAATGAGCTGGATCATATTGTGGAGATCCTTGTTGAATCTTGA